One window of Triticum dicoccoides isolate Atlit2015 ecotype Zavitan chromosome 5A, WEW_v2.0, whole genome shotgun sequence genomic DNA carries:
- the LOC119303221 gene encoding uncharacterized protein LOC119303221, with protein MGSCVSTTRRRRRSSRKLSVTATRFRRKVSDAIAGDAAGRFAARHGVVHVDGAPPASGVTLHLTQLQWQHSQMDAGNVICDEAWYDSVSMLGDSAGSDDDDNDYSSVSEDPLPDDVAGGTSASPCKDAACLADAVHRLRSIADAEACQGDPPEKGEDPDAAPAPGHAAAGGLKEPQSAASCSPRPLPGSVPSHKVQPMPVAGFSPHHQRKKSAVVRLSFRRRSYEGDEMTEMTGSAKYLYRPRAGLTLPCAAGEKPSEGCWSALEPSAFRVRGEGFFRDKRKSPAPNCSPYTPIGADMFACPRKVHHIAQHIALPSLKPHDAFPSLLIVNIQLPTYPTSMFGENDGDGVSLVLYFKISDGFDKEISPQLQDSIKSVMNEEMEKVKGFPVDSNVPYTERFKILAGIVNPEDLQLSAAERRLVQTYNQKPVLSRPQHKFYKGSNYFEIDIDVHRFSYISRKGLETFRERLKHGVIDLGLTIQAQKAEELPEHVLCCMRLNKLDFADNGQIPTLITSSDE; from the exons ATGGGTTCTTGCGTGTcgacgacgcggcggcggcggaggtcctCCAGGAAGCTGTCGGTCACGGCGACCAGGTTCCGCCGGAAGGTGTCCGACGCGATCGCCGGCGACGCGGCCGGCCGCTTCGCCGCGCGCCACGGGGTCGTGCACGTCGACGGCGCGCCGCCGGCCTCGGGCGTGACCCTCCACCTCACGCAGCTGCAGTGGCAGCACAGCCAGATGGACGCAGGAAATG TGATCTGCGACGAGGCGTGGTACGATTCCGTCAGCATGCTGGGGGACTCGGCCGGctccgacgacgacgacaacgattaCTCCAGCGTCAGTGAAG ATCCTCTCCCGGATGACGTCGCCGGCGGCACGAGCGCGTCGCCGTGCAAGGACGCGGCGTGCTTGGCGGACGCCGTGCACCGCCTCCGGAGCATCGCCGACGCGGAGGCGTGCCAGGGCGACCCCCCGGAGAAAGGCGAGGACCCCGACGCTGCTCCTGCTCCTGGTCATGCCGCTGCCGGTGGCCTGAAAGAACCGCAGAGCGCGGCGTCCTGCTCGCCTCGGCCTCTCCCGGGCTCGGTCCCGAGCCACAAGGTGCAGCCGATGCCGGTCGCCGGGTTCAGCCCGCACCACCAGAGGAAGAAATCGGCCGTCGTCAGGCTCTCCTTCCGGAGGAGGTCGTACGAGGGCGATGAGATGACCGAAATGA CTGGCTCGGCCAAGTACCTGTACCGGCCGAGAGCGGGCCTGACGCTGCCGTGTGCGGCCGGCGAGAAGCCGTCGGAGGGCTGCTGGTCGGCCCTCGAGCCGTCGGCGTTCAGGGTCAGAGGGGAGGGCTTCTTCAG AGACAAGAGGAAATCCCCAGCCCCAAACTGCTCCCCCTACACCCCGATCGGAGCTGACATGTTTGCCTGCCCAAGGAAGGTGCACCACATCGCGCAGCACATCGCGCTCCCGTCGCTCAAGCCCCACGACGCCTTCCCCTCGCTCCTCATTGTCAACATTCAG TTGCCTACCTACCCTACTAGCATGTTCGGCGAGAACGACGGCGATGGCGTTAGCCTGGTCCTGTATTTCAAGATATCCGATGGCTTCGACAAGGAGATCTCTCCTCAGCTCCAGGACAGCATCAAG AGTGTTATGAACGAGGAAATGGAGAAGGTCAAGGGGTTCCCGGTGGACAGCAACGTGCCCTACACAGAGAGGTTCAAAATCCTGGCCGGCATTGTAAACCCTGAAGACCTGCAGCTCAGCGCGGCCGAGAGGAGGCTTGTGCAGACCTACAACCAGAAGCCGGTGCTGTCTAGGCCCCAGCACAAATTCTACAAG GGCTCGAACTACTTCGAGATCGACATCGACGTGCACCGGTTCAGCTACATATCGCGGAAGGGCCTCGAGACCTTCCGAGAGCGGCTGAAACATGGTGTCATTGATCTTGGGCTGACCATTCAG GCGCAGAAGGCCGAGGAGCTACCTGAGCATGTGTTGTGCTGCATGAGGCTGAACAAGTTGGATTTTGCGGACAACGGGCAAATACCGACGCTCATAACGTCCAGCGATGAATGA
- the LOC119303223 gene encoding origin of replication complex subunit 5-like encodes MSQPITPRRTTRGAAPAPDSPASPPKSRPKSSHRRQLLAAAAEPNESKSLDALLDALPGRRAQATDLLRLLAPAPALPLLLHGGAATGKTRALLLALRHLRPSPRLVYAALRSLPSPRALFASILSQLNALSSSSSSRQRVPDKPSDFIAALRDALAGAVAQGELVYLVFDNLEVARGWDKGGQLLSLLLRLHDLLRLPQVVLVYVSSATPDAYYTMTGSVEPNHVYFPDYTVDEARDILMRGQSNPKLYSSFLGVVLKPLFRVTRRLDELAALLEPLFRRYCEPLGDLQAVPDEAMRRRLFEHLQPHLAVALNETFSVPMRASVEKCKDDSSGGKASVRRQFGGRDGLSSELEFHMSVSAKYLLLSAFLASRNPATLDAALFDSTGGSDTRNRKRKSSQASIDRKDTMAEEILMKGPGTFPLERLLAIFQCITSVSEDVLDEVECPDSMMAGSGTNALMSDVLLQLSTLCNSNFLSKSRSCPLEGSARYRSNIDEDLALKVARSVGFPLSKYMYRR; translated from the exons ATGTCCCAGCCAATCACCCCTCGCCGCACCACCCGCGGTGCCGCCCCCGCTCCCGATTCGCCGGCCTCCCCTCCCAAATCCAGGCCCAAATCCTCCCACCGACGCCAACTCCTCGCAGCCGCCGCCGAGCCAAACGAGAGCAAATCCCTCGACGCGCTCCTCGATGCGCTGCCAGGCCGCCGCGCGCAGGCGACGGACCTCCTCCGGCTCCTCGCGCCCGCCCCCGCGCTCCCTCTCCTGCTCCACGGCGGCGCCGCCACCGGCAAGACGCGCGCGCTCCTCCTCGCGCTGCGCCACCTCCGCCCCAGCCCGCGCCTCGTCTACGCCGCGCTCcgctccctcccctcccctcgcgcGCTCTTCGCCTCCATCCTCTCCCAGCTCAACGCGCTCTCGTCCTCGAGCTCGTCGCGGCAGCGCGTCCCTGACAAGCCATCCGACTTCATCGCTGCGCTCCGCGACGCCCTCGCTGGCGCTGTTGCGCAGGGCGAGCTTGTTTATCTGGTGTTCGACAACCTGGAGGTTGCCAGGGGCTGGGACAAGGGCGGCCAGCTCCTTTCCCTTCTCCTTCGCCTGCACGATCTCCTCCGGTTACCGCAGGTCGTGCTCGTGTACGTGAGCAGCGCAACGCCTGACGCCTACTACACCATGACTGGCTCTGTTGAGCCGAATCATGTTTACTTCCCGGATTACACGGTGGATGAGGCCCGCGACATCCTGATGCGGGGCCAATCCAATCCGAAGCTGTACTCATCGTTCCTGGG TGTGGTGCTGAAGCCATTATTCCGGGTGACAAGGAGGCTTGATGAGCTGGCAGCACTGCTGGAGCCACTTTTCAGGAGGTACTGTGAGCCATTGGGGGACTTGCAGGCGGTTCCTGATGAGGCTATGAGGAGGCGATTGTTTGAGCATTTGCAACCACATTTGGCTGTGGCGTTGAATGAGACATTCAGTGTCCCCATGAGAGCTTCAGTGGAGAAGTGCAAAGATGACAGTTCTGGTGGAAAGGCTAGTGTTAGAAGGCAGTTTGGTGGTAGAGATGGTCTCTCGAGTGAATTGGAGTTCCACATGTCCGTATCAGCGAAATACCTACTGTTATCTGCTTTCTTGGCTTCAAGGAACCCTGCTACTCTAGATGCGGCTTTGTTCGATTCCACTGGAGGATCCGATACCCGTAACCGCAAGAGAAA GAGCTCCCAGGCCTCAATAGACAGAAAGGATACCATGGCTGAAGAGATACTTATGAAAGGTCCTGGCACATTTCCTCTTGAGAGGCTCTTGGCCATATTTCAGTGCATCACATCAGTATCAGAAGATGTGCTTGATGAAGTTGAATGCCCAGACAGTATGATGGCCGGAAGTGGAACGAATGCTTTGATGTCAGATGTTCTGCTACAGTTGTCAACGCTGTGCAATTCTAATTTCCTCTCTAAAAGTCGGAGCTGCCCATTAGAAGGCTCAGCTAGATATCGATCCAAcatcgatgaagatttagctctcaAG GTTGCCAGGAGTGTCGGTTTCCCTCTCTCAAAGTACATGTACAGAAGATAG
- the LOC119298014 gene encoding probable receptor-like protein kinase At5g61350 translates to MPALAILARSMAPCKRVPMFLILFILSIIRVATTNAIASKVDRFVPQDNYLLSCGASAAVQVDDGRTFRSDPESVSFLSTPTDIKIAAKASLASASPLSPLYLDARVFSDISTYSFFISQPGRHWIRLYFLPITDSQYNLTTATFSVSTDSMVLLHDFSFIASPPNPVFREYLVSAQGDNLKIIFTPKKNSIAFINAIEVVSAPPSLIPNTTTRMGPQDQFDISNNALQVVYRLNMGGALVTSFNDTLGRTWQPDAPFLKLEAAAEAAWVPPRTIKYPDDKTLTPLIAPASIYSTAQQMASTNITNARFNITWQMVAEPGFRYLIRLHFSDIVSKTLNSLYFNVYINGMMAVANLDLSSLTMGLAVAYYKDLIAESSSIINSTLLVQVGPNTIDSGDPNAILNGLEIMKISNEASSLDGLFSPKTSSEVSKTTLTGIAFALAATAALAVVICYRRNRKPEWQRTNSFHSWFLPLNSSSSFMSSCSRLSRNHFGSTRTKSGFSSVFASSAYGLGRYFTFVEIQKATKNFEEKGVIGVGGFGKVYLGATEDGTQLAIKRGNPSSDQGMNEFLTEIQMLSKLRHRHLVSLIGCCDENNEMILVYEFMSNGPLRDHLYGDTNIKPISWKQRLEVCIGAAKGLHYLHTGSAQGIIHRDVKTTNILLDENFVAKVADFGLSKDAPSLEQTHVSTAVKGSFGYLDPEYFRRQQLTDKSDVYSFGVVLFEVLCARPAINPALPRDQVNLAEWARTWHRKGELGRIIDPNIAGQIRSDSLEMFAEAAEKCLADYGVDRPTMGDVLWKLEFALQLQEKGDVVDGTSDGIAMKSLEVTNVDSMEKSGNAIPSYVQGR, encoded by the coding sequence ATGCCAGCATTGGCAATTTTGGCCAGAAGCATGGCTCCGTGCAAGAGAGTGCCGATGTTCTTGATCCTCTTCATCCTTTCCATTATTCGTGTAGCCACCACCAATGCAATTGCATCAAAAGTAGATCGGTTCGTGCCTCAAGACAACTACCTCCTCAGCTGCGGGGCATCCGCTGCTGTGCAGGTTGACGATGGCAGGACATTCCGCTCTGATCCTGAGTCGGTGTCATTTCTGTCAACCCCGACGGACATCAAGATCGCCGCTAAAGCATCCCTGGCTTCTGCTTCACCATTATCCCCACTTTACCTTGATGCAAGAGTATTCTCTGATATCTCAACCTATAGCTTCTTCATCTCCCAGCCTGGTCGACATTGGATCCGGCTCTACTTCTTACCTATCACCGATAGCCAATACAACCTCACCACTGCAACATTTTCCGTGTCCACTGATAGCATGGTCCTTCTCCATGATTTCTCCTTCATAGCCAGTCCTCCAAACCCTGTGTTTAGGGAGTATCTTGTGTCAGCACAGGGAGACAACTTAAAGATCATCTTTACCCCAAAGAAAAACTCGATAGCATTCATCAATGCTATCGAGGTTGTCTCAGCCCCACCAAGCCTTATTCCAAATACCACCACCAGAATGGGTCCTCAGGACCAGTTTGACATATCCAACAATGCATTGCAGGTTGTCTACCGGCTGAACATGGGCGGTGCACTGGTTACATCGTTTAATGACACACTAGGCAGAACCTGGCAGCCAGATGCACCCTTTCTGAAGCTTGAGGCAGCAGCAGAGGCAGCTTGGGTTCCTCCTAGAACCATCAAGTACCCTGATGACAAGACTCTCACACCCCTCATCGCTCCAGCAAGCATCTACTCAACAGCACAGCAGATGGCATCAACAAATATCACAAATGCAAGATTCAACATAACATGGCAAATGGTTGCAGAGCCAGGATTCAGGTACCTTATCCGCCTACATTTCAGCGACATTGTCAGCAAGACACTCAATAGCCTCTACTTCAATGTCTATATTAATGGCATGATGGCTGTTGCCAACCTTGATCTATCGAGCCTGACGATGGGGCTTGCAGTAGCCTACTACAAGGACTTGATTGCTGAGTCTTCCAGCATCATCAATTCCACCCTTCTAGTCCAGGTTGGCCCAAACACAATCGACTCCGGCGACCCCAATGCCATCCTTAATGGCCTTGAGATCATGAAGATAAGCAATGAAGCAAGCAGCTTAGATGGCCTTTTTTCACCAAAAACAAGCTCAGAAGTTAGTAAGACAACACTGACTGGCATAGCATTTGCTTTGGCAGCAACAGCTGCATTGGCTGTAGTTATATGCTACAGGCGAAACCGTAAACCGGAATGGCAGAGGACAAACAGCTTCCATTCTTGGTTTCTTCCACTGAACTCGTCCTCGAGCTTCATGAGCAGTTGCAGCAGGCTCTCCAGAAATCACTTTGGCTCCACAAGGACCAAGAGTGGATTTTCGAGCGTGTTTGCATCCAGTGCTTATGGATTGGGACGCTATTTCACCTTCGTCGAAATTCAGAAAGCCACGAAAAACTTTGAAGAAAAGGGTGTTATTGGTGTTGGTGGCTTCGGAAAAGTTTATCTTGGTGCTACTGAAGATGGCACACAGCTGGCTATCAAGCGAGGCAATCCATCATCTGATCAAGGTATGAATGAGTTTCTGACTGAAATTCAAATGTTATCTAAACTTCGCCACCGCCACCTGGTTTCACTCATTGGCTGTTGTGATGAGAACAACGAGATGATATTAGTTTATGAGTTCATGTCAAATGGTCCACTAAGGGATCATCTGTATGGTGACACAAACATCAAGCCTATCTCTTGGAAGCAGCGCCTTGAAGTTTGCATTGGGGCAGCAAAGGGTCTGCATTATCTTCATACAGGTTCAGCTCAGGGCATAATTCACCGTGATGTCAAGACTACCAACATCCTACTTGATGAAAATTTTGTCGCCAAGGTTGCTGATTTTGGCCTATCAAAAGATGCTCCATCCCTCGAACAAACTCATGTGAGCACTGCTGTCAAAGGAAGCTTTGGGTATCTTGATCCAGAGTACTTCAGACGTCAACAGCTGACAGATAAGTCTGATGTATACTCTTTTGGTGTGGTACTCTTTGAAGTGCTGTGTGCAAGGCCAGCCATCAATCCAGCCCTTCCAAGAGACCAAGTGAATCTGGCAGAGTGGGCCCGTACATGGCACCGCAAGGGGGAGCTTGGCAGAATAATTGATCCCAATATTGCAGGACAAATCAGGTCTGATTCACTTGAGATGTTTGCTGAGGCTGCAGAGAAATGCCTTGCTGACTATGGAGTCGACCGGCCAACAATGGGAGACGTGCTATGGAAACTTGAATTTGCCTTGCAACTTCAAGAGAAGGGTGATGTCGTTGACGGCACCAGTGATGGGATCGCAATGAAGAGCTTGGAGGTGACCAATGTGGATAGCATGGAGAAATCTGGTAATGCTATCCCATcttatgtccaaggaagatga